A single region of the Sorghum bicolor cultivar BTx623 chromosome 7, Sorghum_bicolor_NCBIv3, whole genome shotgun sequence genome encodes:
- the LOC8062431 gene encoding uncharacterized protein LOC8062431, producing the protein MDFFKIKKFGKGKKGAGGGGEVVESDDDASAGDVTPRGLEEQKPDIGEGNNADAVAAEGVGAGNGVVEEDEEEEDDDDFITNEVKRRLKELRKNSFMVLIPEEECGELEEDGGEEEGGSPREWLESGVGDGFPLCGFDSLYDKYSERMLVFHKMIAQLMKDPESLNMSKKSPRSASKLASTLRSLSFKRKDELPEDCEQLQQQSEDDPYQTLETAYVAHVSLSWEALHCTYVHLSLIVAAQPDNPTTYSSAAQAFQQFQVLLQRFVENEPFEHGTRVEIYARSRSLLSKLLQVPTFQVADRKDNSEDQMEPAISAPDLIKLLEESILTFRLFLKKDKRKSSVLMSAHGHTGSSIQQVQSSLDKKEAKVKELLKKKKGWKSKTWPGTMEEVQLLFALIDIKVVSRVLRMGKLSKEQLLWCEEKMSKVDLTENRLRRDGSPILFPC; encoded by the exons ATGGATTTCTTCAAGATTAAGAAGTTCGGGAAGGGAAAGAAGGGTGCCGGGGGTGGGGGAGAGGTAGTGGAATCCGACGATGACGCTAGCGCCGGCGATGTGACCCCTCGGGGCCTTGAGGAGCAGAAGCCGGACATCGGGGAGGGGAACAATGCTGATGCGGTGGCGGCGGAGGGTGTGGGCGCGGGCAATGGGGTGGTTGAAGAagacgaggaggaagaggatgaCGACGATTTCATCACGAATGAGGTGAAGCGCAGGCTCAAGGAGCTCAGGAAGAACAGCTTCATGGTGCTCATCCCTGAGGAGGAGTGCGGGGAGCTCGAGGAGGATGGCGGGGAGGAGGAAGGGGGCAGCCCCAGGGAGTGGCTGGAGTCGGGTGTTGGTGATGGCTTCCCGCTGTGTGGGTTTGATTCGCTGTACGATAAGTACTCTGAGAGGATGCTGGTGTTTCATAAGATGATTGCGCAGCTGATGAAGGATCCAG AGTCACTGAACATGTCTAAAAAGTCTCCAAGATCAGCATCGAAATTGGCGTCTACCCTGCGCAGCCTCTCATTCAAAAGAAAAGATGAGCTCCCAGAGGATTGTGAACAACTTCAACAGCAAAGCGAAGATGATCCTTATCAGACACTTGAGACTGCATATGTTGCTCATGTTTCATTAAGCTGGGAGGCTCTGCATTGCACCTATGTGCACCTGAGCCTTATCGTTGCAGCACAACCTGATAATCCTACAACCTACAGCTCTGCTGCTCAAGCCTTCCAGCAATTCCAGGTCCTGTTGCAGAGATTCGTTGAAAATGAGCCATTCGAGCATGGTACCCGGGTtgagatatatgcacggtctcGGAGCTTGTTGTCAAAGTTGCTTCAGGTCCCCACTTTTCAAG TTGCAGATAGGAAAGATAACTCTGAAGATCAAATGGAACCAGCAATTTCTGCACCTGATCTCATCAAATTGTTAGAGGAATCTATCCTAACTTTCCGCCTTTTCCTGAAGAAGGACAAGAGAAAGAGTAGTGTCCTTATGAGTGCTCATGGCCACACTGGAAGTTCGATTCAACAAGTGCAATCTTCGCTCGATAAG AAAGAGGCGAAGGTGAAGGAGCtgttgaagaagaagaaagggtGGAAGAGCAAGACCTGGCCAGGCACAATGGAAGAGGTTCAGCTGCTGTTCGCCCTGATCGACATCAAGGTCGTGTCAAGGGTGCTCCGGATGGGGAAGCTGAGCAAGGAGCAGCTGCTGTGGTGCGAGGAAAAGATGAGCAAGGTGGACCTGACAGAAAACCGGCTGCGCCGCGACGGGTCCCCAATCCTCTTCCCCTGCTGA